One stretch of Zingiber officinale cultivar Zhangliang chromosome 6B, Zo_v1.1, whole genome shotgun sequence DNA includes these proteins:
- the LOC121990931 gene encoding uncharacterized protein LOC121990931 produces the protein MPPTPSKSPSATRAAITPRGMEEGAASRSDSVVPTEEPADRRVPVLDDDDDYEIQGLREKLMLHLQEAADRLNLTVPFLPKATAPDPVACENTSISDESAAPLSKMRTRRMILRAHEEQGSVSRFPPSTAETRAVHFRTERQKWPKFSFSLTRDEIEEDLYSMTGCRARRRPRKRPTAVQKQIDTLFPGSRLSEITSDSYKLPDER, from the exons ATGCCACCCACACCGTCGAAATCCCCATCGGCTACGAGGGCGGCGATCACGCCGCGAGGAATGGAGGAGGGAGCGGCGAGCAGGAGTGATTCGGTGGTTCCCACCGAGGAGCCGGCGGACCGTCGAGTCCCCGTCCTGGATGACGATGACGACTACGAGATCCAGGGGCTCAGGGAGAAACTGATGCTCCACCTACAAGAGGCGGCGGACCGTCTGAATCTGACGGTTCCGTTTCTTCCCAAGGCGACGGCGCCGGATCCGGTGGCGTGCGAGAACACCTCAATATCCGACGAATCGGCGGCGCCGCTTTCGAAGATGAGGACGAGGCGCATGATCTTGAGGGCTCACGAGGAACAGGGGAGCGTGAGCAGGTTTCCGCCGTCGACGGCGGAGACGCGGGCGGTGCATTTCCGAACGGAACGACAAAAGTGGCCCAAGTTCTCTTTCTCCCTCACGAGGGACGAGATCGAGGAGGACCTCTACTCCATGACGGGGTGCAGAGCTCGCCGCCGGCCAAGAAAAAGGCCGACGGCGGTCCAAAAACAGATCGAT ACCTTGTTCCCCGGCTCGCGGCTGTCTGAGATCACCAGCGACTCCTACAAGCTCCCCGATGAGAGGTAG